From a single Desulfonatronum thioautotrophicum genomic region:
- a CDS encoding AzlD family protein: MGAELAETAASAAPGSGVLLVLLGMAAVTYLTRAAGLYLISRVSPTQRVEAFLRHVPASILVAIVIPSLAQGGLAERSAAGITALVAILTRNLIAALIAGVLAVVALRAII, encoded by the coding sequence ATGGGCGCTGAATTGGCGGAGACGGCCGCGTCTGCTGCTCCGGGTTCAGGCGTGCTTCTGGTGCTCTTGGGCATGGCCGCGGTGACCTACCTGACTCGTGCGGCAGGGTTGTACCTGATCAGCCGGGTTTCTCCCACCCAGCGAGTTGAGGCCTTTCTTCGGCATGTTCCAGCCTCGATCCTGGTGGCCATTGTCATCCCCAGTCTGGCCCAAGGCGGTCTTGCGGAGCGATCTGCCGCCGGAATCACGGCGTTGGTCGCCATCCTGACCCGCAACCTGATTGCCGCCCTGATCGCAGGAGTCCTGGCCGTTGTCGCGCTACGGGCAATAATCTAA
- a CDS encoding AzlC family ABC transporter permease, whose protein sequence is MSRQIHFAGQPVIFTLSGLRRGFQNCLPLGLSVFAYGLVFGILAVQAGMDVVQAGAMSLTTFAGASQLMVLEFWGPALPLLGIVLTTFVVNLRHVLMGAALRDWLVELPPWKAYGSVFFMTDESWALSVREMGSGGRDAAFLLGSGLCIYLFWFSATLMGASSGFFLGTAMSDPAVWGLDFAFTAVFISLLIFFWKGRSDLPVWLVAGIFAWLGWMVFPGKWYILCGGLAGGLYGAWRHGR, encoded by the coding sequence ATGTCCAGACAGATCCATTTTGCCGGACAACCGGTTATATTCACGCTTTCCGGTCTTCGTCGCGGCTTTCAAAACTGTCTTCCTTTGGGTCTCAGTGTTTTTGCCTATGGCCTGGTTTTTGGTATCCTGGCCGTGCAGGCCGGGATGGACGTTGTTCAGGCCGGGGCCATGAGCCTGACAACCTTTGCCGGGGCATCCCAGCTGATGGTGCTGGAATTCTGGGGGCCGGCTCTGCCGTTATTGGGGATCGTGCTGACAACCTTTGTCGTCAATCTCCGTCACGTACTCATGGGGGCGGCGCTTCGAGACTGGCTGGTGGAATTGCCTCCCTGGAAAGCCTATGGCTCGGTGTTTTTCATGACCGATGAATCCTGGGCCCTGTCCGTACGTGAGATGGGTTCAGGCGGACGGGACGCCGCCTTTTTACTCGGCTCCGGGCTGTGCATTTATCTGTTCTGGTTCTCAGCCACGCTCATGGGGGCTTCCAGTGGATTTTTTCTCGGAACGGCCATGAGTGATCCAGCTGTCTGGGGACTGGACTTCGCGTTCACCGCGGTGTTCATCAGCTTGTTGATCTTTTTCTGGAAAGGGCGCAGTGATCTCCCGGTTTGGCTGGTGGCCGGGATCTTTGCCTGGCTTGGGTGGATGGTTTTCCCCGGAAAATGGTATATTCTCTGCGGCGGCCTGGCCGGCGGTCTGTACGGAGCTTGGCGGCATGGGCGCTGA